The Kiritimatiellaceae bacterium genome contains a region encoding:
- a CDS encoding glycosyltransferase family 2 protein yields MKKTVAIVVPFLNEEENLPELYRRVSAVFEKGSEEVRFVFVDDGSTDGSFECLEKIRQADARVRILQLSRNFGHQIAITAGMDHADADAVVIIDADLQDPPETIADMLAKWREGLDVVYAVRKSREGETWLKKFLAASFYRVFCRLAKVNVPMNAGDFRLVDRKVVDALKEVRELHRFMRGLTCWVGFRQGAVHYDRAARKAGVTKYPVWKSLRLAFDAITSFSAAPLRWMTVLGALIALSGFIQGAWTVFQRIVHPESFEPGWATVVALILFLTGVQLLCLGLVGQYVSRIFEESKKRPLYFLRNQ; encoded by the coding sequence ATGAAAAAGACAGTGGCCATCGTGGTTCCTTTTCTTAACGAAGAAGAAAATCTGCCAGAGCTCTACCGCCGGGTGAGCGCAGTTTTTGAAAAAGGATCGGAAGAAGTCCGGTTCGTTTTTGTAGATGACGGTTCGACCGATGGAAGCTTCGAATGTCTGGAAAAAATCCGGCAAGCCGATGCCCGGGTCCGAATTCTGCAGCTTTCCCGGAACTTTGGTCACCAGATCGCTATCACCGCCGGAATGGATCATGCCGATGCCGATGCTGTAGTCATTATTGACGCCGACCTGCAGGATCCACCTGAAACTATTGCGGATATGCTCGCCAAGTGGCGCGAAGGACTTGACGTGGTCTATGCGGTTCGTAAGAGCCGCGAGGGCGAAACCTGGCTTAAGAAATTTCTGGCCGCCTCTTTCTACCGGGTTTTCTGCCGACTGGCCAAAGTGAACGTGCCTATGAACGCAGGAGATTTCCGGCTGGTTGATCGCAAGGTAGTGGATGCGCTTAAGGAAGTTCGTGAGCTTCATCGTTTCATGCGCGGACTCACCTGCTGGGTCGGATTTCGGCAGGGGGCTGTGCATTACGACCGCGCCGCGCGCAAGGCGGGTGTCACCAAATATCCGGTCTGGAAATCGCTCCGGCTGGCCTTTGACGCCATCACTTCCTTTTCCGCCGCGCCGCTGCGCTGGATGACGGTGCTGGGCGCGCTGATTGCTCTCAGCGGTTTTATTCAGGGGGCGTGGACTGTGTTTCAGCGGATTGTGCATCCCGAAAGTTTCGAGCCCGGCTGGGCGACCGTCGTGGCACTGATCCTTTTTCTGACGGGAGTTCAGTTGCTCTGCCTCGGGTTGGTTGGCCAATATGTCAGCCGTATTTTTGAAGAGAGTAAAAAACGTCCACTGTACTTCCTGCGCAATCAGTAA
- the rfbG gene encoding CDP-glucose 4,6-dehydratase, producing MEMNRSFWKNRRVLVTGHTGFKGGWLCLWLQQLGAQVTGYALEPDASGSLFADADIASGMRSVIGDVRDLSALGRAVEAARPEVVFHLAAQPLVRVSYEQPVETFAVNVMGTVNLLETLRHAGGVSAVVAVTTDKVYENLELRRGYTEKDQLGGHDPYAASKACTELAVASYRHSFADCPPVATARAGNVIGGGDRARDRLLPDALNALAAGKKPLIRSPQAVRPWQHALDPLHGYLLLAQKLAENPDAYASAWNFGPDEKSHVSVQQLLEKLIVLWDGDATWECAQGQHPHETAFLFLDSSQVRSALGWHPRWTLDIALEQTVGWWKAQLAGADMNAETLRQIKRFETGLLGDV from the coding sequence ATGGAAATGAACCGTTCATTTTGGAAAAATCGGCGAGTGCTGGTGACGGGACATACCGGTTTCAAAGGCGGCTGGCTGTGTTTGTGGCTTCAGCAGCTCGGTGCTCAGGTGACCGGCTACGCGCTGGAACCGGATGCCTCCGGAAGTCTCTTTGCCGATGCGGATATCGCCTCCGGCATGCGGTCGGTGATCGGCGATGTGCGCGATCTTTCCGCGCTTGGACGCGCCGTGGAAGCCGCCCGTCCCGAAGTGGTTTTCCATCTGGCCGCACAGCCGCTGGTGCGCGTTTCCTATGAACAGCCGGTGGAAACCTTTGCAGTTAATGTTATGGGCACCGTGAATCTGCTCGAAACACTGCGCCATGCGGGCGGCGTTTCCGCTGTGGTGGCAGTCACCACGGACAAGGTGTACGAAAATCTTGAACTGCGCCGCGGCTACACGGAAAAGGATCAGCTCGGCGGACACGATCCCTATGCAGCCAGCAAAGCCTGCACTGAATTGGCCGTGGCGTCCTACCGCCATTCATTTGCTGACTGTCCTCCTGTGGCAACCGCGCGCGCCGGAAACGTCATTGGCGGCGGCGACCGCGCCCGCGACCGGTTATTGCCCGATGCGCTCAACGCGCTGGCTGCCGGAAAGAAGCCTCTCATCCGTTCTCCGCAGGCGGTACGTCCCTGGCAGCATGCTCTTGACCCGCTCCACGGCTACCTGTTGCTGGCGCAGAAACTGGCGGAAAATCCGGACGCGTATGCATCCGCCTGGAATTTCGGGCCAGATGAAAAAAGCCACGTCTCGGTGCAGCAGTTGCTGGAAAAACTGATTGTACTGTGGGACGGTGACGCTACGTGGGAATGTGCGCAGGGTCAGCATCCGCACGAGACAGCCTTTCTCTTCCTTGACTCTTCACAGGTTCGCTCTGCGCTCGGCTGGCATCCGCGCTGGACGCTGGATATTGCGCTGGAGCAGACCGTTGGCTGGTGGAAGGCGCAGCTGGCCGGCGCGGATATGAACGCCGAAACTCTTCGCCAGATTAAGCGGTTCGAAACCGGTTTGCTGGGAGATGTATGA
- a CDS encoding glycosyltransferase family 2 protein → MSPPLVSVCIPLYNSGLYIREAIESVLAQTLTDWELIITDDGSTDGSEEIVSSYSDPRIRYLLNPERLGAEGNWNRCVNEGRGIYRKLLCHDDRLHSDCLARQVAVFEQPGKESVSLVTAARRIISPEGKTILTRRWKSCDQQISSCDAIRQIVRSGTNLIGEPGSALFRASDWSALNGFSARYPYVIDLDFWFQLLKRGDCFYLAEPLCDFRVSAQSWSFQLAKKQSGQFTGLIYETARGDGSGVSTFDCFAGSCKAKAGALLRHLIYRRVCNIRKEPQR, encoded by the coding sequence ATGAGCCCGCCCCTTGTTTCAGTTTGTATTCCCCTCTACAACAGCGGCCTTTATATCCGCGAAGCGATCGAGTCGGTGCTGGCACAAACCCTGACCGACTGGGAGCTGATCATCACCGACGACGGCTCTACGGATGGTTCCGAGGAAATTGTCTCTTCGTATTCCGATCCGCGCATTCGTTATCTGCTCAATCCGGAACGGCTGGGTGCGGAGGGAAATTGGAATCGTTGCGTTAACGAAGGTCGGGGGATTTACCGGAAACTGCTCTGCCACGACGACCGGCTTCATTCTGACTGCCTCGCCCGGCAGGTGGCTGTATTTGAACAGCCCGGCAAGGAGTCTGTTTCGCTGGTCACTGCTGCGCGGAGGATTATTAGTCCGGAAGGAAAAACAATTCTTACCCGACGCTGGAAGAGTTGTGACCAACAAATCTCCAGTTGCGATGCGATCCGGCAGATTGTCAGATCAGGAACCAATCTGATTGGCGAGCCCGGCTCGGCGCTGTTCCGCGCTTCGGACTGGAGTGCGCTGAATGGATTCAGCGCCCGTTATCCGTACGTCATCGACTTAGATTTCTGGTTCCAGCTGCTCAAACGCGGGGACTGCTTTTATCTGGCTGAACCGCTGTGCGACTTTCGGGTCTCTGCGCAGAGCTGGAGTTTTCAGCTGGCGAAAAAACAGAGCGGACAATTTACCGGGCTGATTTATGAAACGGCGCGGGGCGACGGCTCAGGCGTTTCCACCTTTGATTGCTTTGCGGGGAGTTGCAAAGCCAAAGCGGGCGCTTTGCTCCGTCATCTGATTTACCGGAGGGTGTGCAACATCCGGAAGGAACCGCAGAGATGA
- a CDS encoding class I SAM-dependent methyltransferase codes for MSHGGFKCMLCGATEFRPWLTNCADYYLQKGRPVDYVECNACSLVQQFPFPADVSALYADYPVHSSRNTVQRLARRIFQRQVYFRPASGSGQLSLLDYGCGDGTFLREMQGRGNAVCGFEPGDTHSAALSSQLNMPIYSSTEKLCQELAGTLNIITAHFVLEHVSDLRGAFTTFQTLLKPGGTLYIAVPNIRSWESLLFKKRWHGLDAPRHLIFPEASHFKTLAEEYGFGVPQISFAAFPNTLAASLATMLAGRCQPVLLMGLIVPGWLVALGAPQGTLAVRMIRT; via the coding sequence ATGAGTCACGGCGGATTTAAATGCATGCTGTGCGGTGCAACGGAGTTCCGTCCGTGGCTGACGAACTGTGCCGACTATTATCTGCAGAAGGGCAGGCCGGTCGATTATGTTGAGTGTAATGCCTGTTCACTGGTGCAGCAGTTCCCTTTTCCAGCCGATGTGAGTGCGCTCTATGCGGACTATCCAGTTCACTCTTCGCGCAACACGGTACAGCGACTCGCCCGCCGCATTTTCCAGCGGCAGGTTTATTTCCGTCCGGCATCCGGTTCGGGGCAACTCAGTCTGCTTGATTACGGTTGCGGCGATGGAACTTTCCTGCGCGAGATGCAGGGCCGGGGCAATGCGGTTTGCGGATTCGAACCCGGCGACACGCATTCCGCAGCACTTTCGAGCCAGCTCAATATGCCGATCTATAGTTCAACGGAAAAACTGTGTCAGGAGCTTGCCGGAACGCTGAATATTATTACCGCGCATTTTGTGCTGGAACATGTTTCCGATTTACGCGGCGCATTTACAACCTTTCAGACCCTGCTCAAGCCCGGCGGAACGCTTTATATTGCCGTGCCGAATATCCGCTCGTGGGAGTCCCTTCTGTTTAAAAAACGCTGGCATGGCTTAGACGCTCCACGCCATCTTATTTTTCCTGAAGCCAGCCACTTTAAGACGTTGGCAGAAGAATACGGCTTCGGCGTTCCACAGATTTCATTTGCCGCATTTCCCAATACACTGGCCGCCAGCCTGGCGACGATGCTCGCCGGACGCTGCCAGCCGGTGCTGCTGATGGGGTTGATTGTGCCTGGCTGGCTGGTGGCGCTGGGCGCTCCGCAAGGCACGCTGGCAGTCCGGATGATCCGGACATAG
- a CDS encoding class I SAM-dependent methyltransferase, with product MGIQFNPVETCPVCGSGNLRAVMRGKDADSLRLNYSILQCPQCQACITNPQPHPDDLWKLYDERNSADFAPSSRSISLLRQYFFKRYIYRVLRNVSGRRLRVLDYGCGDGLLSVLLSQHPRCEQVTASDFHSAAPHYIARSGEKISYMPHHDFVKSTDHYDLILCRQVLEHVHDPVSCLSLFRKRMNNNAWIVVEVPNFQTIWRSVFGPNWSMLYLPRHLLHYTPSSLCAVLRKSGFAVRKLQRGHFPGMQSSLYHSLGRHSPAPGPLAVLLFPLQVLLDFFCCRSSVIAAYAQASESQAAICDNENESR from the coding sequence GTGGGTATACAATTTAATCCGGTTGAAACTTGCCCGGTTTGTGGTTCAGGAAATCTCAGGGCAGTTATGCGCGGCAAGGATGCCGACAGCCTGCGTCTGAATTATTCGATTTTGCAGTGTCCGCAATGTCAGGCCTGTATAACCAATCCGCAGCCCCATCCGGATGATCTCTGGAAGCTTTACGACGAACGGAATTCCGCAGACTTTGCGCCCTCCTCAAGAAGCATCAGCCTGTTGCGGCAATACTTTTTTAAGCGTTACATCTATCGTGTCCTGCGCAATGTCAGCGGGAGACGTCTGAGAGTTTTGGATTACGGGTGCGGAGACGGACTTCTTTCTGTATTACTGTCACAGCATCCGCGCTGCGAACAGGTCACAGCCTCGGACTTTCATTCGGCGGCACCGCACTATATCGCACGGTCAGGAGAAAAAATTTCCTATATGCCCCATCATGACTTTGTGAAAAGCACGGATCACTATGATCTTATCTTGTGCCGTCAGGTGTTGGAGCATGTTCACGATCCGGTCTCCTGTCTAAGCTTGTTTCGTAAGCGGATGAATAACAACGCATGGATCGTTGTTGAAGTGCCTAATTTTCAAACTATCTGGAGATCTGTCTTTGGCCCTAACTGGTCCATGCTCTATTTGCCACGCCATCTATTGCACTACACCCCCTCGTCGTTGTGTGCTGTGTTGAGAAAGTCGGGATTTGCTGTGAGAAAGCTGCAGCGAGGGCATTTTCCAGGCATGCAGTCTTCCTTATACCATTCTTTGGGGAGGCACTCTCCAGCTCCCGGCCCGCTGGCGGTACTCCTGTTTCCTCTGCAAGTGCTATTGGATTTTTTTTGCTGTCGCTCCAGTGTGATCGCGGCTTACGCACAAGCCTCAGAGTCTCAGGCGGCAATTTGTGACAACGAAAATGAAAGCCGCTGA